One window from the genome of Variovorax sp. PAMC26660 encodes:
- the hemL gene encoding glutamate-1-semialdehyde 2,1-aminomutase has protein sequence MPNTDRNDILFERARAVIPGGVNSPVRAFKAVGGTPRFIQRAQGAYFWDANDKRYIDYIGSWGPMILGHGHPAVVEAVQKAVLEGFSYGAPTEREIELAEAILALVPSMEMVRLVSSGTEAAMSALRLARGATGRKSIIKFEGCYHGHADALLVKAGSGLATFGNPTSAGVPPEVVQHTIVLEYNNLQQLDEAFALHGNDIACLMIEAIAGNMNFVRATPEFARRCRELCTKHGALLIFDEVMTGFRVGLHGAQGVLGVKPDLTVLGKVIGGGMPLAAFGGPRAIMEQLAPQGPVYQAGTLSGNPVATACGLATLKEIAKPGFYEALGKKTRALVDGLKAAAASEGQPFNADSEGGMFGFFLMKDLPQNYATVMTTDNAQFNALFHGLLDRGVYIAPALYEAGFVSAVHSDEDIAATIEAARDIFRRR, from the coding sequence ATGCCAAACACCGACCGCAACGACATTCTTTTCGAGCGCGCCCGCGCCGTGATTCCCGGCGGCGTGAACTCGCCAGTGCGCGCCTTCAAGGCCGTCGGCGGCACGCCCCGCTTCATCCAGCGCGCCCAGGGCGCCTACTTCTGGGATGCCAACGACAAGCGCTACATCGACTACATCGGCTCCTGGGGTCCGATGATCCTGGGCCATGGCCATCCCGCCGTGGTCGAGGCGGTGCAGAAGGCCGTGCTCGAAGGCTTCTCGTACGGCGCGCCCACCGAGCGCGAGATCGAACTGGCCGAAGCCATCCTCGCGCTCGTGCCGTCGATGGAAATGGTGCGACTCGTCAGCTCTGGCACCGAAGCCGCCATGAGCGCACTGCGCCTGGCGCGCGGCGCCACCGGCCGCAAGAGCATCATCAAGTTCGAGGGCTGCTACCACGGCCACGCCGACGCGCTGCTGGTGAAGGCCGGTTCCGGCCTGGCCACCTTCGGCAACCCGACCTCGGCCGGCGTGCCGCCCGAGGTGGTGCAGCACACGATCGTGCTCGAGTACAACAACCTGCAGCAGCTCGACGAAGCCTTCGCACTGCACGGCAACGACATCGCCTGCCTGATGATCGAAGCCATTGCTGGCAACATGAACTTCGTGCGCGCCACGCCCGAGTTCGCCCGACGCTGCCGCGAGCTGTGCACGAAGCATGGCGCGCTGCTGATATTCGATGAGGTGATGACCGGCTTTCGCGTCGGCCTGCACGGTGCGCAAGGCGTGCTGGGCGTCAAGCCCGACCTCACGGTGCTCGGCAAGGTCATCGGCGGCGGCATGCCGCTGGCGGCCTTCGGCGGCCCGCGCGCCATCATGGAGCAGCTCGCGCCGCAAGGCCCGGTCTACCAGGCTGGCACGCTCTCGGGCAATCCGGTGGCCACCGCTTGCGGCCTGGCCACACTGAAAGAAATTGCCAAGCCAGGGTTCTATGAAGCGCTGGGCAAGAAAACGCGTGCTTTGGTCGATGGCCTGAAGGCCGCTGCGGCATCCGAAGGCCAGCCCTTCAACGCCGACAGCGAAGGCGGCATGTTCGGCTTTTTCCTGATGAAGGACCTGCCGCAGAACTACGCGACCGTGATGACCACCGACAACGCGCAGTTCAATGCGCTGTTCCACGGCCTGCTCGACCGCGGCGTGTACATCGCGCCGGCGCTCTACGAAGCAGGCTTTGTGAGCGCCGTGCACAGCGATGAAGACATCGCGGCCACCATCGAGGCCGCGCGGGACATCTTCAGGAGGCGCTGA
- the purH gene encoding bifunctional phosphoribosylaminoimidazolecarboxamide formyltransferase/IMP cyclohydrolase — MAQTALISVSDKTGILEFAQALHALGIKLLSTGGTAKLLADAGLPVTEVADHTGFPEMLDGRVKTLHPKIHGGLLARRDLPAHVAAIKEHGIDTIDLLIVNLYPFEATVAKPGCTLEDAIENIDIGGPAMVRSAAKNWKDVGVLTDASQYAVALAELKADGQLSDKTKFAFSVAAFNRIADYDGAISDYLSAIDFDASIGQPAPKRSLFPAQSNGRFVKVQDLRYGENPHQQAAFYRDLHPAPGSLVSAKQLQGKELSYNNIADADAAWECVKSFDVPACVIVKHANPCGVAVGKDAAEAYGKAFKTDPTSAFGGIIAFNRPVDGATAQEIAKQFVEVLMAPGYTPEALEVFQATKAKLNVRVLEIALPKGGASDWDNGRNAMDVKRVGSGLLIQTADNHELAASDLKVVSKKQPTPQQLQDLLFAWKVAKYVKSNAIVFCADGMTMGVGAGQMSRLDSARIASIKAEHAGLSLKNTAVASDAFFPFRDGLDVVVDAGASCVIQPGGSMRDQEVIDAADERGVVMVLSGVRHFRH, encoded by the coding sequence ATGGCCCAGACTGCACTCATCTCCGTTTCCGACAAAACCGGCATCCTTGAATTCGCCCAGGCGCTGCATGCGCTGGGCATCAAGCTGTTGTCCACCGGCGGCACCGCCAAGCTGCTGGCCGACGCCGGCCTGCCAGTGACCGAAGTCGCCGACCACACCGGCTTTCCTGAAATGCTCGACGGCCGCGTGAAGACGCTGCATCCGAAGATCCACGGCGGCCTGCTCGCGCGCCGCGACCTGCCCGCCCACGTGGCGGCGATCAAGGAACACGGCATCGACACCATCGACCTGTTGATCGTCAATCTCTATCCGTTCGAGGCGACCGTGGCCAAGCCCGGCTGCACGCTCGAAGACGCGATCGAGAACATCGACATCGGCGGCCCGGCCATGGTGCGCAGCGCGGCCAAGAACTGGAAGGACGTCGGCGTGCTCACCGACGCGTCGCAGTACGCCGTGGCATTGGCCGAGCTGAAGGCCGACGGCCAGCTCAGTGACAAGACCAAGTTCGCGTTCTCGGTGGCCGCGTTCAACCGCATCGCCGACTACGACGGCGCCATCAGCGACTACCTCTCGGCCATCGACTTCGATGCCAGCATCGGCCAGCCCGCGCCCAAGCGCTCGCTGTTCCCCGCGCAAAGCAATGGCCGTTTCGTGAAGGTGCAGGACCTGCGCTACGGCGAGAACCCGCACCAGCAGGCCGCGTTCTACCGCGACCTGCATCCGGCACCCGGCTCGCTCGTGTCGGCCAAGCAACTGCAGGGCAAGGAACTCAGCTACAACAACATCGCCGATGCGGACGCCGCATGGGAATGCGTCAAGAGCTTCGACGTGCCGGCCTGCGTGATCGTCAAGCACGCCAACCCCTGCGGCGTGGCCGTGGGCAAGGACGCGGCCGAAGCCTATGGCAAGGCCTTCAAGACCGACCCGACCTCGGCCTTCGGCGGCATCATCGCCTTCAATCGCCCGGTCGATGGCGCAACCGCGCAGGAGATCGCCAAGCAGTTCGTCGAAGTGCTGATGGCACCGGGCTACACGCCCGAAGCACTCGAAGTCTTCCAGGCCACCAAGGCCAAGCTCAATGTGCGCGTGCTCGAAATCGCGCTGCCCAAGGGCGGCGCGAGCGACTGGGACAACGGCCGCAATGCGATGGACGTCAAGCGCGTCGGCTCGGGCCTGCTGATCCAGACCGCCGACAACCACGAGCTCGCGGCCAGCGACCTCAAGGTCGTCAGCAAGAAGCAGCCCACGCCGCAGCAACTGCAAGACCTGCTGTTCGCATGGAAGGTCGCGAAGTACGTCAAGAGCAACGCCATCGTGTTCTGTGCCGATGGCATGACCATGGGCGTTGGCGCGGGCCAGATGAGCCGCCTCGACTCGGCACGCATCGCGAGCATCAAGGCAGAACACGCCGGCTTGTCGCTGAAGAACACCGCAGTGGCGAGCGACGCCTTCTTCCCGTTCCGCGACGGCCTCGACGTGGTGGTCGATGCGGGCGCGAGCTGCGTCATCCAGCCGGGTGGCTCAATGCGCGATCAGGAAGTGATCGATGCCGCAGACGAGCGCGGCGTGGTCATGGTGTTGTCAGGCGTGCGCCACTTCAGGCATTGA
- a CDS encoding Fis family transcriptional regulator — translation MSKKHIEDCVRTSLDSYFRDLRGTEPDGMYEMLVRVVEKPLLDVVMTRAEGNQSKAAQWLGLNRNTLRKKLVEHKLLK, via the coding sequence ATGAGCAAGAAACACATCGAGGACTGCGTGCGCACCAGTCTGGACAGCTACTTTCGCGATCTGCGCGGCACCGAACCCGACGGCATGTACGAGATGCTCGTGCGCGTGGTCGAGAAACCCCTGCTCGACGTCGTGATGACGCGCGCGGAGGGCAACCAATCCAAAGCCGCGCAATGGTTGGGCCTGAATCGCAACACCCTTCGCAAGAAGCTGGTCGAGCACAAACTTTTGAAATAA